In Anguilla rostrata isolate EN2019 chromosome 1, ASM1855537v3, whole genome shotgun sequence, a genomic segment contains:
- the LOC135235124 gene encoding guanylate-binding protein 1-like isoform X1 — MASCVAFMESPVCLIENTDGNLSVNSEAVEILMGLHQPVVVVAVVGLYRTGKSYLMNKLAGKKHGFALGATIQSKTKGIWMWAVPHPTKVGHTLVLLDTEGLGDVEKGDQRNDAWIFALAILLSSTLVYNSRGTIDNQAVENLQYVTELTERIKVKSPSGGSSSEDADDGADAQFVQFFPKFVWAVRDFTLELKIDGRDVTDDQYLEHALSLKKGRDRKTTDYNLPRECIRNYFPARRCFVFATPTTPENMSRLETLDEDELSPSFRRVASAFCGYVFEKSSVKTVKGGLPVTGRMLGHLAKVYVDTIARGDVPCLENAVLTMAQIENEAARRDALKEYQEGMGVLRFPVDMEQMSQQHRRWDSQATKTFMGRSFKDEDGQHLKALAEAIAKQYAELLCQNEAASEDFCRKLLTDLSAPMAQKMQGGFYATPGGYELYCADKDSVVAKFRSEPAKGVRAEEVLEMFLKEKSVESNSVLQADNKLSEQERKIHEGNHRVVLLEQEKRRETERAERAQKILSDQEESHQETIRQLMGKKEKELAEALKEMEQALDSKLLEQERLVSKGFQRKEQALREEIQNLKEDIKSTKQREKAAQQQMVTSLTMAIADGFQRYMEYKTACEESKLLELQDAERKYKLRPESGQLHHGPRPGLSQGGGLKQGAPGQGGPNLQEHQQGEDEPGQAQASSSMAGAAVEQAHSKSNVSP; from the exons ATGGCCAGCTGTGTTGCCTTCATGGAGTCCCCAGTGTGTCTGATTGAAAATACGGATGGAAACCTTTCCGTGAACTCAGAGGCGGTAGAGATCTTGATGGGGCTGCATCAGCCAGTAGTGGTGGTGGCCGTGGTTGGCTTGTATCGCACCGGAAAGTCTTACCTCATGAACAAACTGGCTGGGAAGAAGCATG GATTTGCCCTGGGAGCCACCATACAGTCCAAAACCAAGGGCATCTGGATGTGGGCGGTACCTCATCCCACGAAAGTCGGCCACACCCTAGTGTTGCTGGACACCGAGGGGCTTGGGGATGTGGAGAAG GGAGACCAGAGGAACGACGCCTGGATCTTTGCACTGGCCATCCTCCTGAGCAGCACTCTAGTGTACAACAGCCGGGGGACCATAGACAACCAAGCAGTGGAGAACCTGCA ATATGTCACCGAGCTGACAGAACGGATCAAAGTCAAATCCCCCAGTGGCGGTTCGTCCTCTGAGGATGCTGACGATGGAGCAGACGCACAGTTTGTGCAGTTCTTCCCCAAGTTTGTGTGGGCAGTTCGGGATTTCACGCTGGAGCTCAAGATTGATGGGAGGGATGTGACCGACGACCAGTATTTGGAGCATGCCTTGTCCCTCAAAAAAG GGAGGGACAGGAAGACTACAGACTACAACCTGCCTCGTGAGTGCATCCGTAACTACTTCCCCGCGAGGAGGTGTTTCGTGTTCGCGACCCCCACCACCCCGGAGAACATGTCGCGCCTGGAGACCCTGGACGAGGACGAGCTCAGCCCCTCGTTTCGTCGCGTCGCCTCCGCCTTCTGCGGTTACGTCTTCGAGAAGAGCTCCGTCAAGACGGTCAAAGGAGGGCTGCCCGTGACCGGAAGGA TGCTCGGCCACTTGGCGAAAGTCTACGTGGACACCATCGCCCGAGGCGACGTGCCCTGCCTGGAGAACGCCGTGCTAACCATGGCGCAGATCGAGAACGAGGCTGCGCGGCGGGACGCGCTGAAGGAGTACCAGGAGGGCATGGGGGTGCTCCGCTTCCCCGTGGACATGGAGCAGATGTCCCAGCAGCACAGGCGCTGGGATTCGCAGGCCACCAAGACCTTCATGGGCCGCTCCTTCAAAGACGAAGACGGCCAGCACCTGAAAGCCCTGGCG GAGGCCATCGCGAAGCAGTATGCTGAACTTCTCTGCCAGAACGAGGCGGCGTCTGAGGATTTCTGCAGGAAGCTCCTGACTGACCTGTCTGCCCCGATGGCCCAAAAAATGCAGGGCGGCTTCTACGCCACGCCGGGAGGGTACGAGCTGTACTGCGCCGACAAGGACAGCGTGGTGGCCAAGTTCCGCAGCGAGCCTGCCAAAGGCGTCCGG GCAGAGGAAGTACTGGAAATGTTCCTGAAGGAAAAAAGTGTGGAATCCAACTCCGTTCTGCAGGCTGACAATAAGCTCAGCGAGCAGGAGAGAAAGATTCACG AGGGGAACCACAGGGTGGTGCTGTTGGAacaggagaaaaggagggagacggagagagcggAACGGGCTCAGAAGATTCTAAGTGACCAGGAAGAGAGTCACCAGGAGACCATTCGTCAGTTAATG GGCAAGAAGGAGAAGGAGTTGGCTGAAGCACTGAAGGAGATGGAGCAAGCGCTGGACAGCAAACTGCTGGAACAGGAGCGGCTGGTGTCCAAGGGGTTCCAGAGAAAAGAACAGGCCCTGAGGGAGGAGATCCAGAATCTGAAGGAGGATATAAAAAGcacaaagcagagagagaaggctgCCCAGCAGCAGATGGTGACGAGCCTGACCATGGCCATCGCTGATGGTTTCCAACGCTACATGGAGTACAAGACAGCCTGCGAGGAGAGCAAACTACTGGAACTGCAAGACGCGGAGAGAAAATACAAGCTCCGGCCGGAGTCGGGTCAGCTCCACCACGGCCCCAGGCCCGGCTTAAGCCAGGGTGGGGGGTTAAAGCAAGGCGCTCCGGGGCAAGGAGGCCCGAACCTCCAAGAGCACCAGCAAGGGGAGGACGAACCTGGACAGGCACAGGCAAGCTCCTCTATGGCTGGCGCGGCGGTGGAACAAGCTCATTCAAAGTCCAATGTGAGCCCCTGA
- the LOC135235124 gene encoding guanylate-binding protein 1-like isoform X2, translated as MASCVAFMESPVCLIENTDGNLSVNSEAVEILMGLHQPVVVVAVVGLYRTGKSYLMNKLAGKKHGFALGATIQSKTKGIWMWAVPHPTKVGHTLVLLDTEGLGDVEKGDQRNDAWIFALAILLSSTLVYNSRGTIDNQAVENLQYVTELTERIKVKSPSGGSSSEDADDGADAQFVQFFPKFVWAVRDFTLELKIDGRDVTDDQYLEHALSLKKGRDRKTTDYNLPRECIRNYFPARRCFVFATPTTPENMSRLETLDEDELSPSFRRVASAFCGYVFEKSSVKTVKGGLPVTGRMLGHLAKVYVDTIARGDVPCLENAVLTMAQIENEAARRDALKEYQEGMGVLRFPVDMEQMSQQHRRWDSQATKTFMGRSFKDEDGQHLKALAEAIAKQYAELLCQNEAASEDFCRKLLTDLSAPMAQKMQGGFYATPGGYELYCADKDSVVAKFRSEPAKGVRAEEVLEMFLKEKSVESNSVLQADNKLSEQERKIHEQNLKATLLEQERQAEEERRVEAERTLEDERQSQAEKIRMMTERVEEEMKQQRAEADRAMECKLQEQRDLLEKGFREKAELMNQEIQILKEKKGNHRVVLLEQEKRRETERAERAQKILSDQEESHQETIRQLMGKKEKELAEALKEMEQALDSKLLEQERLVSKGFQRKEQALREEIQNLKEDIKSTKQREKAAQQQMVTSLTMAIADGFQRYMEYKTACEESKLLELQDAERKYKLRPESGQLHHGPRPGLSQGGGLKQGAPGQGGPNLQEHQQGEDEPGQAQASSSMAGAAVEQAHSKSNVSP; from the exons ATGGCCAGCTGTGTTGCCTTCATGGAGTCCCCAGTGTGTCTGATTGAAAATACGGATGGAAACCTTTCCGTGAACTCAGAGGCGGTAGAGATCTTGATGGGGCTGCATCAGCCAGTAGTGGTGGTGGCCGTGGTTGGCTTGTATCGCACCGGAAAGTCTTACCTCATGAACAAACTGGCTGGGAAGAAGCATG GATTTGCCCTGGGAGCCACCATACAGTCCAAAACCAAGGGCATCTGGATGTGGGCGGTACCTCATCCCACGAAAGTCGGCCACACCCTAGTGTTGCTGGACACCGAGGGGCTTGGGGATGTGGAGAAG GGAGACCAGAGGAACGACGCCTGGATCTTTGCACTGGCCATCCTCCTGAGCAGCACTCTAGTGTACAACAGCCGGGGGACCATAGACAACCAAGCAGTGGAGAACCTGCA ATATGTCACCGAGCTGACAGAACGGATCAAAGTCAAATCCCCCAGTGGCGGTTCGTCCTCTGAGGATGCTGACGATGGAGCAGACGCACAGTTTGTGCAGTTCTTCCCCAAGTTTGTGTGGGCAGTTCGGGATTTCACGCTGGAGCTCAAGATTGATGGGAGGGATGTGACCGACGACCAGTATTTGGAGCATGCCTTGTCCCTCAAAAAAG GGAGGGACAGGAAGACTACAGACTACAACCTGCCTCGTGAGTGCATCCGTAACTACTTCCCCGCGAGGAGGTGTTTCGTGTTCGCGACCCCCACCACCCCGGAGAACATGTCGCGCCTGGAGACCCTGGACGAGGACGAGCTCAGCCCCTCGTTTCGTCGCGTCGCCTCCGCCTTCTGCGGTTACGTCTTCGAGAAGAGCTCCGTCAAGACGGTCAAAGGAGGGCTGCCCGTGACCGGAAGGA TGCTCGGCCACTTGGCGAAAGTCTACGTGGACACCATCGCCCGAGGCGACGTGCCCTGCCTGGAGAACGCCGTGCTAACCATGGCGCAGATCGAGAACGAGGCTGCGCGGCGGGACGCGCTGAAGGAGTACCAGGAGGGCATGGGGGTGCTCCGCTTCCCCGTGGACATGGAGCAGATGTCCCAGCAGCACAGGCGCTGGGATTCGCAGGCCACCAAGACCTTCATGGGCCGCTCCTTCAAAGACGAAGACGGCCAGCACCTGAAAGCCCTGGCG GAGGCCATCGCGAAGCAGTATGCTGAACTTCTCTGCCAGAACGAGGCGGCGTCTGAGGATTTCTGCAGGAAGCTCCTGACTGACCTGTCTGCCCCGATGGCCCAAAAAATGCAGGGCGGCTTCTACGCCACGCCGGGAGGGTACGAGCTGTACTGCGCCGACAAGGACAGCGTGGTGGCCAAGTTCCGCAGCGAGCCTGCCAAAGGCGTCCGG GCAGAGGAAGTACTGGAAATGTTCCTGAAGGAAAAAAGTGTGGAATCCAACTCCGTTCTGCAGGCTGACAATAAGCTCAGCGAGCAGGAGAGAAAGATTCACG AGCAAAACCTGAAAGCCACTCTGCTGGAGCAGGAGAGGCaggcggaggaggagcggcGGGTGGAGGCGGAGAGGACCCTGGAGGACGAGCGCCAGAGTCAGGCGGAGAAGATCCGCATGATGACGGAGAGGGTGGAGGAAGAGATGAAGCAGCAGCGGGCCGAGGCGGACAGGGCCATGGAGTGTaagctgcaggagcagagggaccTGCTGGAGAAAGGGTTCAGGGAGAAGGCCGAGCTCATGAACCAGGAGATCCAGATCCTCAAGGAGAAGA AGGGGAACCACAGGGTGGTGCTGTTGGAacaggagaaaaggagggagacggagagagcggAACGGGCTCAGAAGATTCTAAGTGACCAGGAAGAGAGTCACCAGGAGACCATTCGTCAGTTAATG GGCAAGAAGGAGAAGGAGTTGGCTGAAGCACTGAAGGAGATGGAGCAAGCGCTGGACAGCAAACTGCTGGAACAGGAGCGGCTGGTGTCCAAGGGGTTCCAGAGAAAAGAACAGGCCCTGAGGGAGGAGATCCAGAATCTGAAGGAGGATATAAAAAGcacaaagcagagagagaaggctgCCCAGCAGCAGATGGTGACGAGCCTGACCATGGCCATCGCTGATGGTTTCCAACGCTACATGGAGTACAAGACAGCCTGCGAGGAGAGCAAACTACTGGAACTGCAAGACGCGGAGAGAAAATACAAGCTCCGGCCGGAGTCGGGTCAGCTCCACCACGGCCCCAGGCCCGGCTTAAGCCAGGGTGGGGGGTTAAAGCAAGGCGCTCCGGGGCAAGGAGGCCCGAACCTCCAAGAGCACCAGCAAGGGGAGGACGAACCTGGACAGGCACAGGCAAGCTCCTCTATGGCTGGCGCGGCGGTGGAACAAGCTCATTCAAAGTCCAATGTGAGCCCCTGA